The following are encoded in a window of Pyrenophora tritici-repentis strain M4 chromosome 6, whole genome shotgun sequence genomic DNA:
- a CDS encoding VPS28 domain containing protein: MYNNRQLAYAPTPYIPRSNLSATINLDEEAKLSTNNAERDLYDSLAEIYSIIITLDAIEKAYLKDSITEADYTETCSRLMKQYKSNLANETVTRAFGDLDQFAKEWHMECPRAIERLRVGIPATVEQGPSRPAQQGDFADATLVVNATETFITLLDAIKIGLVEKDTLHPLLVEIIQAVNKVTDVDFESKGKIVQWLITLNQMRAAEKLSDEQAREFQFDMDQAYYGFKTTLKKA, encoded by the exons ATGTACAACAATAGACAACTCGCCTATGCGCCGACGCCGTACATACCGCGCTCCAATCTCTCTGCGACCATCAATCTTGACGAG GAGGCCAAGCTGTCTACGAACAATGCCGAACGAGACCTATACGACTCCCTGGCCGAGATTTATAGCATAATCATTACCTTGGATGCCATTGAAAAGGCCTACCTAAAAGACTCCATCACCGAAGCCGACTACACCGAGACATGCAGTCGCCTAATGAAGCAGTACAAGTCCAATCTTGCCAATGAGACTGTCACGCGAGCATTTGGAGACTTGGATCAGTTTGCGAAGGAATGGCAT ATGGAATGCCCTCGAGCTATTGAACGACTACGCGTTGGTATACCGGCCACAGTCGAACAGGGACCATCAAGACCAGCTCAGCAGGGCGACTTTGCTGATGCGACGCTTGTCGTCAATGCGACCGAGACCTTCATCACCCTACTCGACGCCATCAAGATTGGGCTAGTTGAAAAGGACACGCTACATCCCCTGCTCGTGGAGATTATACAGGCCGTCAACAAGGTCACCGATGTCGACTTTGAGAGCAAGGGCAAGATTGTGCAGTGGCTCATCACCCTGAATCAAATGCGGGCAGCCGAGAAGTTGAGCGACGAACAGGCGCGCGAGTTTCAATTCGATATGGACCAGGCCTATTACGGTTTCAAGACGACACTGAAGAAAGCTTGA
- a CDS encoding Tdh, Threonine dehydrogenase and related Zn-dependent dehydrogenase has protein sequence MATTTEVKASKANIGVYTNPAHDLWVAEAEPSLEEVQRGGDLKPGEVLLNVKSTGICGSDIHFWHAGCIGPMIVEDTHVLGHESAGTVMAVHPSVTNLKPGDRVAIEPNIICGECEPCLTGRYNGCERVLFLSTPPVTGLLRRYLKHPAMWCHKLPDSMTFEDGAMLEPLSVALAGMDRANVRLGDPVIVCGAGPIGLVTLLCCQAAGATPLVITDIDEGRLKFAKELVPNVLTHKVEFSHSPTDFQSAVLKLTEGIEPAIAMECTGVESSINACIQTVKFGGKVFVIGVGKNEMKIPFMRLSTREVDLQFQYRYCNTWPKAIRLYKSGVIDLKKLVTHRFKLEDAVEAFKTAADPKTGCIKVQIQSLD, from the exons ATGGCTACTACTACCGAGGTCAAGGCTAGCAAGGCGAACATCGGTGTTTACACGAACCCCGCGCACGATCTTTGGGTCGCGGAGGCGGAGCCCAGTCTGGAAGAGGTTCAGAGAGGAGGAGATTTGAAGCCTGGTGAAGTCTTGCTCAATGTCAAGAGCACAGGAATTTGCGGCAGTGACATTCACTTCTGGCATGCG GGCTGCATAGGACCTATGATTGTAGAAGACACACATGTCCTAGGTCACGAATCCGCCGGCACAGTAATGGCCGTTCACCCCTCAGTTACCAACCTCAAGCCTGGCGACCGCGTAGCCATCGAACCGAACATCATCTGCGGCGAATGCGAACCCTGCCTCACTGGTCGCTACAACGGCTGTGAGCGcgtcctcttcctctccACACCCCCCGTCACAGGCCTGTTGCGCCGCTACCTCAAGCACCCAGCCATGTGGTGCCACAAGCTTCCCGATAGCATGACCTTCGAAGACGGTGCCATGCTGGAACCCCTCTCCGTCGCACTAGCAGGAATGGATCGCGCAAACGTCCGCCTCGGAGACCCAGTCATTGTATGTGGCGCTGGTCCCATCGGCCTTGTCACGCTGCTTTGCTGTCAAGCCGCGGGCGCCACACCCCTCGTCATCACCGACATTGACGAGGGCCGCCTGAAATTTGCAAAGGAACTCGTTCCCAACGTGCTCACGCACAAGGTGGAATTCAGCCACTCGCCCACCGACTTTCAGTCAGCAGTACTCAAGCTAACCGAGGGCATCGAGCCCGCAATTGCAATGGAGTGCACCGGTGTCGAGAGCTCCATCAACGCGTGCATCCAGACTGTCAAGTTTGGCGGAAAGGTCTTTGTCATTGGTGTGGGAAAGAACGAGATGAAGATTCCATTCATGCGATTGAGCACTCGTGAGGTTGATCTCCAGTTCCAGTACCGCTACTGCAATACCTGGCCCAAGGCAATTCGGTTATACAAGAGTGGCGTTATTGACTTGAAGAAGTTGGTTACCCATAGGTTCAAGTTGGAGGATGCGGTTGAGGCGTTTAAGACGGCGGCAGACCCAAAGACCGGGTGCATCAAGGTGCAGATTCAGAGTTTGGATTAG
- a CDS encoding FAD-binding-8 multi-domain protein yields the protein MVIVMPMCRNILRWLRPKFRALPLDESMWFHRQVAYAMLFFTILHVAAHYVNFFNVERTQVRPQIALEIHYTEAGGITGHIMLLCMLLIYTTAHHRIRQQSFETFWYTHHLFIPFLLGMYTHATSCFVRDTAKPFSPFDDANFWTHCIGYEGWRWELVGGGLYLFDRLYREIRCRRETKIVKVVRHPYDAVEIQFTKPSMKYKPGQWLFLNCPDVSYYQWHPFTITSCPNDPYISVHVRQVGDFTRALADALGAGQSQSKLYDELDPMGMYEIALQYGQKMPALRIDGPYGAPAEDVFENEVAVLIGTGIGVTPWASILKSIYHLRLSPNPPKRLRRVEFIWVCKDTSSFEWFQTLLSSLEAQSVGVSDGDQFLRIHTYLTQKMDVNTAQNIVLNSVGTDKDPLTELKSRTNFGRPDFQRLFCGMRDGILDRTYMNGLESTLRTEVGVYFCGPNVAARDIKKACKQAACQEVNFKFWKEHF from the exons ATGGTCATTGTTATGCCCATGTGCAGGAATATCCTGCGATGGCTACGACCCAAGTTTCGCGCTCTACCACTTGACGAGTCCATGTGGTTCCACCGACAAGTCGCCTACGCCATGCTTTTCTTTACCATTCTCCACGTCGCCGCGCATTACGTCAA CTTCTTCAACGTCGAACGTACACAGGTCCGACCTCAAATCGCTCTCGAAATCCACTACACCGAAGCTGGTGGTATCACAGGACACATCATGTTGCTATGCATGCTTTTGATCTACACCACGGCCCATCACAGGATCCGACAACAATCGTTTGAGACGTTTTGGTACACGCATCATCTGTTTATCCCGTTCCTGCTCGGCATGTACACGCACGCAACCAGCTGCTTCGTCCGTGACACTGCGAAACCGTTCTCACCCTTTGACGACGCCAACTTCTGGACGCATTGCATTGGTTACGAGGGATGGCGATGGGAGCTTGTAGGTGGCGGCTTATACCTCTTTGACCGTCTCTACCGTGAGATTCGTTGCAGGCGCGAGACCAAGATTGTCAAGGTCGTTCGTCACCCATACG ATGCTGTTGAGATTCAATTCACCAAGCCCAGCATGAAGTACAAGCCTGGACAATGGCTTTTCCTCAACTGCCCGGATGTCAGCTACTACCAGTGGCATCCATTTACCATTACCTCGTGCCCCAACGACCCGTACATTTCGGTTCACGTCCGTCAAGTCGGTGACTTTACCCGCGCGCTTGCTGATGCTCTCGGTGCTGGTCAATCGCAATCGAAGCTTTACGACGAGCTCGACCCCATGGGTATGTACGAGATTGCGCTTCAGTATGGTCAAAAGATGCCTGCTCTCCGCATTGACGGTCCCTACGGAGCCCCCGCAGAGGACGTCTTTGAGAACGAAGTCGCAGTCCTCATCGGTACCGGTATCGGTGTCACACCCTGGGCCTCTATCCTCAAGTCCATCTACCACCTCCGCCTCAGCCCCAACCCACCCAAGCGTCTCCGCCGTGTCGAATTCATCTGGGTCTGCAAAGACACTTCATCATTCGAATGGTTCCAGACGCTGCTCTCTTCGCTCGAAGCCCAGTCTGTAGGCGTCTCAGACGGCGACCAATTCTTGCGCATCCACACATATCTCACCCAGAAAATGGACGTCAACACGGCGCAGAACATTGTCCTCAACTCCGTCGGCACAGACAAGGACCCTCTAACCGAACTCAAATCGCGCACAAACTTTGGTCGTCCAGACTTCCAGCGCTTATTCTGCGGCATGCGCGACGGTATCCTCGACCGCACCTACATGAACGGTCTTGAGAGCACGCTCAGGACAGAAGTCGGAGTCTACTTCTGCGGCCCCAACGTAGCGGCCCGAGACATCAAGAAGGCGTGTAAGCAAGCCGCTTGCCAGGAAGTCAACTTCAAGTTCTGGAAGGAGCATTTCTAG
- a CDS encoding UbiH, 2-polyprenyl-6-methoxyphenol hydroxylase and related FAD-dependent oxidoreductase, protein MPSNSFKVIIIGGGPVGLTAAHALHLANIDFLVLERNDDVAVDAGASLVLGPQDMRFMQQLGLLDKLLSIGQKAISNKSFTKEGKKFTDSTAIQISRGNFGLEPLAFHRADLVRALLDALPQSARDKYLLSQKVVDVSTSDTGVVVVCANGKTYSGSMVLGADGVHSQTRKAMHRLSAESKFSASRNPEPPFSANYRCLWSNFPRPCEAGEATDTQGKDRCTMWITGRDRGWIFLYEKLPQPTTESKRYTQSEMDEFADSFADWPVNDKFKIKDVYNSSTAGMANLEEGILEHWSLGRIVLAGDSCHKFTPNAGLGFTNGIQDIALICNLLHDAVQASKNPEISEPTLQEIFQKYQAERKAVLEFDRGLSAVAIRGQSWANPIYWFLYRFLVPLYVFQWFVQTYIVGPRMKQSRVLSYVFGEDRIKGRIPWTYSIYAKGKEP, encoded by the exons ATGCCAAGCAACTCTTTCAAGGTCATCATCATTGGTGGTGGACCGGTCGGACTAACCGCTGCTCACGCGTTACATCTGGCCAACATCGACTTCCTCGTCCTGGAACGAAATGATGATGTTGCTGTCGATGCTGGAGCTAGTCTTGTGCTTGGGCCTCAAGACATGCGCTTCATGCAACAGCTGGGCCTGCTCGACAAATTGCTTTCGATTGGGCAGAAAGCAATAAGTAATAAATCATTTACGAAGGAAGGCAAAAAGTTCACAGACAGTACAGCCATCCAGATAAGTCGGGGAAA CTTTGGCCTCGAACCTCTCGCGTTCCATCGAGCCGACCTTGTACGAGCCTTATTAGACGCCTTGCCACAGAGCGCAAGGGATAAATACCTGCTCAGTCAGAAAGTCGTGGATGTCTCCACTAGCGACACCGGCGTAGTCGTTGTTTGCGCCAACGGAAAAACTTACTCCGGATCTATGGTACTTGGAGCCGATGGCGTGCATAGTCAAACGCGAAAGGCAATGCACAGGCTTTCAGCCGAGAGCAAATTCTCAGCGAGCCGGAATCCAGAACCGCCCTTCTCCGCCAACTACCGATGCTTATGGTCCAACTTTCCTCGACCATGCGAAGCTGGGGAGGCTACCGATACGCAAGGCAAAGACCGCTGCACTATGTGGATCACTGGCCGTGACCGTGGTTGGATATTCCTGTACGAGAAATTGCCACAGCCTACCACGGAGTCCAAGCGATATACCCAGTCCGAGATGGATGAATTCGCAGATAGCTTCGCAGACTGGCCGGTCAATGATAAATTCAAGATCAAGGATGTCTACAACAGCTCAACGGCAGGCATGGCGAACTTGGAAGAGGGCATACTCGAGCATTGGAGCCTGGGACGGATCGTGCTCGCCGGTGATTCCTGTCACAAGTTCACACCTAACGCAGGTCTCGGGTTTACAAATGGGATCCAAGACATAGCCTTGATCTGCAACCTGCTCCACGATGCTGTGCAAGCGAGCAAAAACCCCGAAATTAGCGAGCCTACTCTTCAGGAAATTTTCCAGAAGTACCAGGCCGAACGAAAAGCAGTGCTCGAATTCGACCGGGGCCTATCAGCTGTCGCTATTCGTGGCCAATCCTGGGCAAATCCAATCTACTGGTTCTTATACCGGTTTCTCGTGCCTTTATATGTTTTCCAATGGTTTGTGCAAACATATATTGTCGGTCCGCGGATGAAGCAAAGCAGGGTTCTCAGTTACGTCTTTGGTGAAGACCGCATCAAAGGTCGCATTCCATGGACGTATTCAATCTATGCGAAAGGGAAAGAGCCTTAG
- a CDS encoding Noc2 multi-domain protein — protein sequence MPVSKATKKFQKDKLGDVIKRRKDVAKIKQRKQMDTKKKERKARDNARADDLDDDASKKPKTNGATDDKLGEMSMDQFFQGGFQIPEMSKKKTKPKTGKRKRTPVDEDADEGSDEEMGDASVGADESASDSDSGDDMDAHKEQLAGLAEKDPEFYKYLQENDAELLDFAEDADLAEIDALSASEDEATPRKKKKVDVEEKDTGNELTIKTVQKWKASIESKHSLRAMKEVVLAFRSAAHMNDEDGGKNYKYSITDANVYHQIQVTALQLVPKVLQHHLPVKESAGGRIRVPTDSKKFRTFTPLLKSHAVSIHHSLENLSDAKTIQMTLESLECLLPYILSFKKIVREVIASVASVWADSANKDEARLSAFLVLRRLVVIADPSIRETVLKQTYQGLVKGARNTTVHNVEGINLMKNTACELWGIDPTVGYTSGFGFIRQLAVHLRTSITNKTKDSYKTVYNWQYVHSLDFWSRVISLHCESLHEAESGKPSPLRPLIYPVVQVTLGAMRLIPTSQYFPLRFQLVRSLLRIAQATSTYIPLAPALVEVLNSAEMKKPPKPSTLKALDFSTNIRATSAYLRTRVYQDGVGEQVAELLAEFFVLWTKNIAFPELALPVTVMLRRWIKATTKKSSGNKNTKVSSLISLLVQKLEANTRWVEEKRSKVDFAPNNRAGVEGFLKDVEWDKSPLGAFVAGQRKSRAAKAKMLDEARKMEDRKREEAEAEKRGGKATREEFGEADSESEEDGEESEVDEEDMEIDMEDLSEGDLEMGGSEDEEDD from the exons ATGCCTGTTTCAAAGGCGACCAAGAAGTTCCAAAAGGACAAGCTCGGCGATGTCATCAAGCGTCGCAAAGATGTCGCCAAAATCAAGCAGAGGAAGCAAATGGAcaccaagaagaaggagcGCAAGGCCAGAGACAATGCGCGCGCCGACGACCTCGATGATGACGCCAGCAAGAAGCCAAAGACCAACGGAGCTACCGACGACAAGCTTGGCGAAATGTCCATGGACCAATTCTTCCAGGGCGGCTTCCAGATACCCGAGATGAGCAAGAAAAAGACCAAGCCCAAGACTGGCAAGCGAAAACGGACGCCAGTCGACGAGGATGCCGATGAGGGCTCAGATGAGGAAATGGGGGATGCTTCAGTAGGCGCTGACGAGTCGGCATCGGACAGCGACTCGGGTGACGATATGGATGCGCACAAGGAACAGCTTGCCGGACTGGCAGAGAAGGACCCAGAGTTCTACAAATACCTCCAGGAGAACGACGCAGAGCTTTTGGACTTTGCCGAGGATGCCGACCTCGCAGAGATTGATGCTCTTTCAGCCAGTGAAGATGAGGCCACCCcaagaaagaagaaaaaggTCGACGTAGAGGAGAAAGACACTGGCAATGAGCTCACAATCAAGACTGTGCAAAAGTGGAAGGCTTCGATAGAGTCCAAGCACTCTCTGCGTGCCATGAAGGAGGTTGTGCTAGCTTTCCGCTCTGCCGCACATATGAACGACGAAGACGGCGGAAAGAACTACAAGTACTCCATCACTGATGCGAATG TATACCACCAAATCCAGGTAACTGCGCTTCAACTGGTACCCAAGGTGCTACAGCATCATTTGCCGGTCAAGGAGAGTGCCGGAGGTAGAAT CCGTGTACCTACCGATTCGAAAAAGTTCCGCACCTTCACACCATTGCTCAAGTCGCACGCCGTCTCGATACATCACTCACTTGAGAACCTATCCGATGCGAAGACAATACAGATGACGCTTGAATCTCTGGAATGCCTCCTACCATACATTCTCTCGTTCAAAAAGATTGTCCGTGAGGTGATTGCCTCTGTTGCATCCGTCTGGGCAGACAGTGCGAACAAGGACGAAGCCAGATTGTCGGCCTTCCTCGTACTGCGACGGCTGGTAGTCATCGCAGACCCAAGTATCCGCGAGACTGTCCTGAAGCAAACGTACCAAGGTCTCGTCAAGGGTGCAAGAAACACCACAGTCCACAACGTTGAGGGCATCAACCTCATGAAGAACACTGCCTGTGAGCTGTGGGGAATCGACCCAACAGTCGGCTACACATCAGGCTTTGGCTTCATCCGCCAACTCGCCGTCCATCTACGTACTAGCATCACGAACAAGACCAAGGACTCATACAAGACCGTCTACAACTGGCAATACGTCCACTCACTAGACTTCTGGTCCCGCGTCATCTCCCTCCACTGCGAGTCTCTCCACGAAGCAGAATCCGGCAAACCCTCGCCGCTCCGTCCTCTCATCTACCCCGTCGTCCAAGTCACCCTCGGCGCCATGCGTCTGATACCAACATCGCAATACTTCCCCCTACGCTTCCAGCTTGTCCGCTCCCTCCTCCGCATCGCGCAAGCAACATCGACCTACATCCCGCTCGCGCCCGCCCTAGTCGAAGTCCTCAACTCGGCCGAAATGAAGAAACCCCCCAAACCCAGCACCCTCAAAGCCCTCGACTTCTCCACAAACATCCGCGCCACAAGCGCCTATCTCCGCACGCGCGTCTACCAAGATGGCGTCGGTGAACAAGTCGCCGAACTACTCGCGGAATTCTTCGTTCTCTGGACAAAGAATATCGCGTTTCCTGAACTCGCCCTCCCCGTTACCGTCATGTTGCGTCGCTGGATCAAGGCCacgacgaagaagagcaGTGGGAATAAGAATACAAAGGTTTCCTCGCTTATCTCGCTGCTCGTGCAGAAACTAGAGGCGAACACTCGTTGGGTTGAGGAGAAGAGGTCGAAAGTCGATTTTGCACCCAATAACCGCGCGGGCGTTGAGGGCTTTCTCAAGGATGTGGAGTGGGATAAGAGTCCCCTCGGTGCTTTTGTCGCTGGCCAGAGGAAGAGTAGGGCGGCTAAGGCGAAGATGCTGGATGAGGCGAGGAAAATGGAGGATCGGAAGAGGGAGGAGGCTGAGGCGGAGAAGAGGGGTGGGAAGGCAACGAGAGAGGAGTTTGGAGAAGCGGATAGTGAGAGTGAGGAGGATGGTGAGGAGAGTGAGGTCGATGAGGAGGATATGGAGATTGATATGGAGGACTTGAGTGAGGGGGATTTGGAGATGGGGGGAAGtgaggacgaggaagatgatTAG
- a CDS encoding YDG-SRA multi-domain protein yields the protein MATDNNKLVPVPSSNSLVPATDGKEQYPVRSTLPDWYTSIPLEHAKMKAISKKRPQELATLDGLKACMAQCQTANPTQLANQYDNLRDYIHRAEIQLPVTCYLLRKSNMLSPTAGLPLIFAASANFPDDIKSDAFQLYTRWYKGDFDQNILRGIETSKSNTHTGDRIAPAYREKFPASAKYFGQGDLVLGQWWPTQLCALRDGAHGNPQGGIYGEKNQGAYSIILSGGHSTTDSDNGDVIEYSGTEGKNFCPTDVTNFMLLSSKVKNPIRVLRSSHLPKKNPYRPDKGLRYDGLYTVTGVVVTDQMTAMHRFTLERCEGQAEIRYEGKGKRPTLWEVAAYEKLKAESAW from the coding sequence ATGGCCACTGACAACAACAAACTCGTCCCCGTCCCATCAAGCAACTCGTTAGTTCCCGCCACAGACGGAAAAGAGCAGTATCCCGTCCGGTCCACACTGCCAGACTGGTACACATCTATCCCTCTTGAGCACGCCAAGATGAAAGCCATTTCCAAGAAGCGACCCCAAGAACTGGCCACGCTCGACGGCCTCAAAGCATGCATGGCGCAATGCCAGACGGCCAACCCCACTCAACTTGCCAACCAATATGATAACCTCCGAGACTACATCCACAGGGCTGAGATTCAACTCCCAGTGACATGCTATCTCCTCCGCAAATCCAACATGCTTTCCCCCACAGCCGGCCTCCCCCTCATCTTCGCCGCGTCCGCTAACTTCCCCGATGACATCAAATCAGACGCCTTCCAACTGTATACACGCTGGTACAAGGGCGACTTCGACCAAAACATACTCCGCGGCATCGAAACTTCCAAAAGCAACACCCACACCGGAGACCGCATCGCACCCGCGTACCGCGAGAAATTCCCCGCCTCAGCAAAATACTTCGGCCAAGGTGATCTCGTGCTCGGACAATGGTGGCCAACACAACTGTGCGCCTTACGCGACGGCGCCCACGGCAACCCACAAGGCGGCATCTACGGCGAAAAAAACCAAGGCGCATACTCCATCATACTCTCCGGCGGCCACAGCACCACGGATTCGGACAACGGCGACGTCATCGAATACAGCGGCACCGAAGGAAAAAACTTTTGTCCCACAGACGTCACCAACTTCATGTTGCTATCCTCCAAGGTTAAAAACCCCATTCGCGTCTTACGCTCCAGCCACCTCCCGAAGAAGAATCCGTATCGCCCGGATAAAGGGCTGAGGTATGATGGCTTGTACACTGTCACTGGTGTTGTCGTGACCGATCAGATGACGGCGATGCATCGGTTTACGCTGGAGCGGTGTGAGGGCCAGGCCGAGATTCGGTATGAAGGTAAAGGGAAGAGGCCGACGCTTTGGGAGGTTGCTGCGTATGAGAAGTTGAAGGCGGAGTCGGCGTGGTAA
- a CDS encoding Tdh, Threonine dehydrogenase and related Zn-dependent dehydrogenase yields MATQTATQKNPSFILQAPNKVVYEDRPIPELPSPYDVVVRPRWTGICGSDVHYWVEGRIGHFVVEKPMVLGHESAGIVHKVGDKVKSLKVGDEVAMEPGVPCRRCIRCKEGKYNLCADMAFAATPPYDGTLARYYVLPEDYCYKLPSNMSMEEGALIEPTAVAVHITRQAGIKPGDSVVVFGAGPVGLLCCAVAKAYGAKKIVTVDINDERLKFALKFAANASFKSARVSAQENAQNMIKECDLGLGADVIIDASGAEPCIQTAIHALRMGGTYVQGGMGKPDINFPIMAMCTKELNVKGSFRYGSGDYQTAIDLVAGGRISVKELITGKVKFEDAESAFADVKGGKGIKILIEGPEGQ; encoded by the exons ATGGCGACACAAACAGCAACCCAGAAG AACCCATCCTTCATTCTTCAAGCCCCAAACAAAGTCGTCTACGAAGACCGACCCATTCCTGAACTTCCCTCGCCATACGATGTCGTTGTCCGACCACGATGGACTGGTATCTGTGGCTCAGACGTGCACTACTGGGTCGAAGGTCGCATCGGGCACTTCGTCGTAGAGAAGCCCATGGTCCTCGGCCACGAATCCGCAGGTATCGTACACAAAGTCGGCGACAAAGTCAAGAGCTTAAAAGTTGGCGACGAGGTCGCCATGGAGCCTGGTGTGCCCTGCCGCCGCTGCATACGCTGCAAGGAAGGAAAGTACAACCTCTGCGCCGACATGGCCTTTGCAGCCACACCACCATACGACGGCACACTAGCACGGTACTACGTCCTACCCGAGGACTACTGCTACAAGCTGCCCTCAAACATGAGCATGGAGGAGGGCGCACTCATCGAACCCACTGCCGTCGCCGTACACATCACACGACAAGCTGGCATCAAGCCCGGCGACTCTGTTGTTGTATTCGGCGCCGGACCCGTTGGTCTCCTATGCTGTGCCGTGGCGAAAGCATACGGCGCAAAGAAGATTGTAACCGTAGACATCAACGACGAGCGCCTCAAGTTCGCCCTCAAGTTCGCAGCCAACGCCAGCTTCAAGTCGGCGCGAGTTAGCGCCCAGGAAAACGCACAAAACATGATTAAAGAGTGTGATCTCGGACTGGGCGCTGATGTCATCATCGATGCGTCGGGTGCGGAGCCTTGTATTCAAACTGCGATACATGCGCTACGTATGGGTGGAACTTATGTTCAG GGCGGAATGGGCAAACCAGACATCAACTTCCCCATCATGGCAATGTGCACAAAAGAACTAAACGTCAAGGGCTCCTTCCGCTACGGCTCGGGCGACTACCAAACTGCTATTGATCTCGTTGCTGGCGGGCGTATTTCCGTCAAGGAACTCATCACTGGTAAGGTCAAGTTTGAGGATGCGGAGAGCGCGTTTGCGGATGTTAAGGGAGGGAAGGGGATTAAAATTTTGATTGAGGGACCGGAGGGGCAGTAG
- a CDS encoding methyltransferase, whose amino-acid sequence MSMLDVLDLPQIYSKPSANALLDTLKLLTTAPPSWDQVNKTDKSDENAPVQVNPEGVTRYLTSIVSSDLRWIEDEETKERIWDQASARLSERSGRSAMGTMSRTFRIPTSSEPFELSIHEPSMTGDDLGLKTWAASYLLAKRLVTFGLIPTDAQERLQVLELGSGTGLVGLAMAGLGVDVVLTDLPSICPNLAHNSKLNLDVVAGNGGTTRTAILDWMNPTSCEPLEDDNTIGDAGPIPAKFPVILAADSLYSPDHPRMLVDTIAIWLSEDSNAKVIVEFPYRDAYLPEIKDFRRRMLEIGLEIVEEGEEKGFDDWGMSGDSEDQDDASLVTCWWSCWARKISNTG is encoded by the exons ATGTCTATGCTTGATG TCCTAGACCTGCCTCAGATATATTCAAAGCCCTCCGCCAACGCCCTCCTCGATACCCTCAAACTCCTTACAACCGCTCCACCTTCCTGGGACCAGGTGAACAAGACAGACAAAAGCGACGAGAATGCACCGGTACAGGTCAATCCAGAAGGCGTCACGCGCTACCTCACAAGCATCGTGAGTAGCGATCTGCGGTGGATAGAGGATGAGGAAACCAAAGAGCGGATATGGGATCAGGCCAGTGCGAGGCTCAGTGAACGGTCCGGACGATCTGCCATGGGCACCATGTCGCGCACTTTCCGCATACCTACCTCTTCCGAGCCTTTCGAACTCAGCATTCACGAGCCATCCATGACTGGCGACGACTTGGGTCTGAAAACTTGGGCTGCATCCTATCTATTGGCGAAGCGTCTGGTCACATTCGGGCTGATTCCTACAGACGCCCAAGAGAGGCTTCAGGTTCTTGAGCTTGGATCGGGCACTGGATTAGTAGGGCTTGCCATGGCTGGCCTAGGTGTAGACGTTGTTCTGACCGACCTACCCAGCATCTGCCCGAACCTAGCGCACAATTCAAAGCTGAACCTTGACGTAGTCGCAGGCAATGGTGGAACAACCCGTACAGCCATTCTCGACTGGATGAATCCTACCTCTTGTGAACCTCTGGAGGACGACAATACAATTGGTGATGCTGGCCCAATTCCCGCAAAATTTCCCGTCATTCTTGCAGCGGATTCGCTGTACTCTCCCGATCATCCACGCATGTTGGTCGATACTATCGCTATTTGGCTCTCTGAGGATTCCAATGCCAAGGTCATTGTCGAGTTTCCGTATAGAGATGCCTATCTGCCTGAGATCAAGGACTTTCGCCGCCGCATGCTCGAGATAGGTCTGGAGATAGtggaagaaggcgaagagaAGGGATTCGATGACTGGGGCATGTCCGGTGACAGCGAGGACCAAGACGATGCATCACTCGTGACCTGTTGGTGGTCGTGCTGGGCAAGGAAAATTTCGAATACTGGCTGA